A window from Corynebacterium urogenitale encodes these proteins:
- a CDS encoding sensor histidine kinase produces MKKNSLSIAPWLAQPRASWRAIDDVQKVVLYSRWSVHFALVFFAFLDVLGWLTGSKDGQMMAEVGALPLLTVTVFGLLCAGCAVAVTELVPHLNVVQRRPVGPFVVAALGVHTVIWLLGIGLYLWAPGWRWSLIGIFAAGMATICCSWGVLPWLKMSWLLALIVGAVTTVFLWRQVGFFYLFASIFGLFVIRSTSWIVQVIKDLKSARDTEARLRVSEERLRFAQELHDTMGQHLAAISLKAQVARALAERNDARLDGELKQLQELAGQSSDEMRRVVRGYRAINLATELSGARELLESAGITISVEGVSTDIPTPARDLCAWLVRESATNILRHSSASHVSIVMTENSLCVENDGVNAEGLGSPGGLDVLRRKAEETGATLVYSLVDDRHRGLVFRLECDVSSVSSGIEPKDNSQQPSQRKPHDKPHDKPRERA; encoded by the coding sequence ATGAAAAAGAATTCCTTGTCCATCGCGCCGTGGTTGGCTCAGCCACGAGCTTCCTGGCGTGCGATTGACGATGTGCAAAAAGTCGTCTTGTACAGTCGGTGGTCGGTGCACTTCGCGCTTGTTTTCTTCGCTTTCCTCGATGTGCTGGGATGGCTTACCGGCTCCAAGGACGGCCAGATGATGGCGGAAGTGGGAGCCCTCCCCCTCCTCACGGTTACGGTTTTTGGGCTGCTGTGTGCTGGTTGTGCCGTTGCTGTCACAGAGCTCGTACCGCACCTAAACGTGGTACAGCGGCGCCCGGTGGGCCCCTTCGTGGTGGCTGCGCTCGGGGTTCACACCGTTATCTGGTTGCTGGGAATCGGCCTCTACCTCTGGGCGCCTGGATGGCGCTGGTCACTGATTGGCATTTTTGCTGCCGGTATGGCCACCATCTGCTGTTCCTGGGGTGTGCTGCCGTGGTTGAAGATGTCTTGGTTGCTGGCGCTGATCGTCGGCGCTGTGACCACGGTGTTTCTGTGGCGGCAGGTGGGGTTCTTCTACCTTTTTGCAAGCATTTTTGGCTTGTTCGTGATTCGTTCAACCAGCTGGATCGTTCAGGTCATCAAGGACTTGAAGAGTGCGCGTGATACCGAGGCACGGCTGCGAGTTTCCGAGGAGAGACTGCGTTTCGCCCAGGAGCTGCACGACACGATGGGGCAGCATCTCGCGGCTATTTCCCTCAAGGCACAGGTGGCTCGTGCACTCGCGGAGCGCAATGATGCCCGCCTCGACGGAGAATTGAAACAGCTCCAGGAGCTTGCCGGGCAATCCTCGGACGAAATGCGGAGAGTGGTGCGGGGCTACCGCGCGATCAACCTCGCCACGGAGTTGAGCGGTGCGCGGGAGCTGTTGGAGTCTGCAGGAATCACTATCAGCGTAGAGGGGGTATCCACAGATATTCCCACCCCTGCGCGTGATTTGTGTGCCTGGCTCGTGCGCGAATCCGCCACGAACATCCTGCGCCATTCCTCCGCGTCCCATGTTTCCATCGTCATGACCGAAAACTCATTGTGTGTCGAAAACGATGGTGTGAATGCGGAAGGCCTAGGTTCGCCGGGTGGGCTCGATGTGCTGAGGCGTAAAGCAGAGGAGACCGGCGCTACCCTGGTGTACTCGCTGGTGGATGATCGTCATCGGGGGTTAGTATTCCGACTGGAATGTGATGTCTCTTCAGTGAGTAGTGGCATCGAGCCAAAGGACAATTCTCAGCAACCTTCACAGCGCAAGCCACACGACAAGCCACACGACAAGCCGAGGGAGCGGGCATGA
- a CDS encoding sodium/glutamate symporter yields MEYSVFDLLMDVGLISVLLIVGTFMRRHFRWFRNLLIPAPITAGLLGLLLGPEVLGIMPFSDALGDYSTLLIAVVFASMPYSMSFAARDISKAKNMWSYSAAMFLGQWGIFVLFGVLVLAPLFGTDDWFGMMLPVGFVGGFGTAAAVGGALDSIGIEEAASLGFTAATVGTLAAIVGGIIFANWGIKTGRTSTLPEKLPWELRSGEITKKSKQPSIGNATTNPSSIEPLALHAGFIAVTVTIAYIIQQFVQSQFESVSIPLFALAFVVGIGGRIFLNVIKRPEYLDPTTVKSISGASTDFLIAFGVASIVPAAVASYWIPLLILFVLGVVYCTLFFFVASPIFFGEKWLERGIFGWGWATAAVATGIALLKIVDPELKSGALDEYGIAYVGYAPIEIAVNILAPIAVIAGFTLGFGAITTVAAVVIFVIPFFLGWLPGKSNKGTKKGTSAPASA; encoded by the coding sequence GTGGAATACAGCGTTTTTGATTTGTTGATGGATGTGGGGTTGATCTCCGTCCTGCTCATTGTGGGCACGTTCATGCGCCGGCACTTCAGGTGGTTCCGCAATCTGTTGATTCCCGCGCCGATCACCGCAGGTCTGTTGGGTCTGCTGCTTGGACCGGAGGTGCTGGGAATCATGCCATTCTCCGATGCGCTCGGCGACTATTCCACGCTGCTCATCGCGGTGGTCTTCGCGTCCATGCCATACTCCATGAGCTTCGCCGCCCGCGATATCTCCAAGGCGAAGAATATGTGGTCCTACTCAGCTGCCATGTTCCTGGGGCAGTGGGGAATTTTCGTACTATTCGGCGTTCTAGTCCTTGCGCCGCTGTTCGGTACCGATGACTGGTTCGGCATGATGCTGCCCGTCGGCTTCGTCGGCGGTTTCGGTACCGCGGCTGCTGTGGGTGGTGCGCTGGATTCCATCGGTATTGAGGAAGCCGCATCCCTGGGCTTCACCGCCGCGACTGTTGGTACGCTGGCCGCGATTGTGGGTGGCATTATCTTCGCCAACTGGGGCATCAAGACCGGCCGCACCTCCACCTTGCCGGAGAAGCTGCCATGGGAGCTGCGCTCTGGCGAGATCACGAAGAAGTCCAAGCAACCGTCTATTGGCAATGCCACGACCAACCCGTCGTCCATCGAACCATTGGCTCTGCACGCAGGCTTCATCGCGGTGACGGTGACTATCGCGTACATCATCCAACAGTTTGTTCAGAGCCAGTTCGAGTCCGTTTCCATCCCTCTATTCGCCCTGGCCTTCGTGGTTGGCATCGGTGGCCGGATCTTCCTCAACGTCATTAAGCGCCCGGAGTACTTGGACCCTACGACTGTGAAGTCGATCTCCGGTGCTTCCACCGACTTCCTCATTGCTTTCGGTGTGGCCTCCATCGTTCCGGCGGCTGTGGCTAGCTACTGGATTCCGCTGCTCATCCTGTTCGTCCTGGGCGTGGTCTACTGCACGCTGTTCTTCTTCGTGGCATCCCCGATCTTCTTCGGCGAGAAGTGGTTGGAGCGCGGCATCTTCGGCTGGGGCTGGGCAACGGCCGCCGTGGCGACGGGCATCGCCCTGCTGAAGATCGTCGACCCAGAGCTGAAATCCGGTGCTTTGGATGAATACGGCATCGCTTACGTGGGCTACGCGCCGATTGAGATCGCCGTCAATATCCTCGCTCCGATCGCCGTCATTGCGGGATTCACGCTGGGCTTCGGTGCGATCACGACGGTTGCAGCGGTGGTGATCTTTGTGATTCCGTTCTTCCTCGGTTGGCTGCCGGGTAAGAGTAATAAGGGCAC
- a CDS encoding response regulator transcription factor, which produces MTSSGAAAQTGTIRVVIADDEALIASSLSTLLSLEEDIDVIGTFASGEELLEWWIKQLTFGEPVADVGVLDLNMTGIDGIDTAAKLLQQSPDAGMMIVTSHARPRGLKRALAVGVRGFLPKTSSAEEFASGIRAVHEGKRHLDADVAAAAIGAGESPLSEREAEILEVAGEGGSVEDIAARVHLASGTVRNYLSSAMGKLAAANRFEAYSKARDEGWL; this is translated from the coding sequence ATGACTAGTAGCGGAGCTGCGGCACAAACTGGCACGATTCGCGTGGTGATTGCCGATGACGAGGCGCTCATCGCCAGCAGTCTTTCCACGCTCTTGAGTCTGGAGGAAGATATCGACGTCATTGGTACCTTCGCCTCCGGTGAGGAGCTCCTTGAATGGTGGATAAAGCAACTCACCTTCGGCGAACCAGTTGCCGATGTGGGGGTGCTGGATCTCAACATGACGGGAATCGATGGCATCGATACCGCCGCCAAGCTCCTGCAGCAATCACCAGATGCGGGGATGATGATTGTCACGAGTCACGCTCGGCCGCGAGGTCTCAAGCGTGCCCTGGCGGTGGGAGTGCGCGGATTTTTGCCGAAAACCTCGAGCGCGGAGGAGTTTGCGTCGGGCATCAGGGCGGTCCACGAAGGCAAACGGCACCTTGACGCGGACGTTGCGGCAGCCGCCATCGGAGCGGGGGAGAGCCCACTGAGTGAGCGCGAGGCGGAGATCCTCGAGGTTGCTGGCGAGGGTGGCAGCGTTGAGGACATTGCAGCGCGCGTGCACCTCGCGTCGGGAACGGTCCGCAACTACCTCAGTTCCGCAATGGGCAAACTGGCAGCCGCCAATCGCTTTGAGGCGTACAGCAAGGCCCGTGACGAGGGATGGCTGTAG